A single region of the Anomaloglossus baeobatrachus isolate aAnoBae1 chromosome 2, aAnoBae1.hap1, whole genome shotgun sequence genome encodes:
- the LOC142289271 gene encoding olfactory receptor class A-like protein 1, whose translation METRLLIKALAFILLMVVGIPGNVFILLKFIYIKIIEKKLLPANIILMVLALSNLLVVFSRVLPQALNAIGIKDLLDTTECKLVLFTFRVSRAMSICLTSFLSCHQCVLIAPINRYWTYWKGRLSKNVTVIMLLLLAMNISLYTSTVLYGQVKSNNTSPYSLHLVYCDADFVTYISFLLNGLVSVIREIIFVGLMTLSSSYMVSILYHHGKNIKGLRSSDRTQTRSAEHRASRAVILLVILYVLLYGMDNSMWIYTLSLAAVSPELNDTRIFLAASYSALSPIAIIATNPKLLKGTQNVWRRKMRKIQKNGFMGFVNSVSQSLVDLSDF comes from the coding sequence ATGGAAACTCGTCTTCTCATTAAAGCTCTTGCCTTCATTCTCTTGATGGTGGTTGGAATTCCTGGAAATGTTTTTATCCTCCTAAAATTTATATACatcaaaataattgaaaaaaagctTCTGCCAGCTAATATCATCCTGATGGTCCTCGCTCTCTCAAATCTTCTAGTTGTTTTCTCTCGCGTCTTACCACAAGCTCTAAATGCCATTGGAATAAAAGACTTACTAGATACCACAGAGTGTAAACTGGTCCTTTTCACATTTCGGGTCAGTAGAGCTATGTCTATTTGTTTAACCAGTTTTCTTAGCTGTCACCAGTGTGTTCTTATTGCCCCCATTAACAGATATTGGACATACTGGAAAGGAAGGTTATCAAAGAATGTCACTGTAATTATGCTCCTACTCCTAGCCATGAATATTTCACTTTATACTTCCACTGTTTTGTATGGACAGGTAAAATCAAATAATACGTCACCCTATTCATTACATCtggtttattgtgatgcagattttgtaACATATATCTCCTTTCTCTTGAATGGGTTGGTATCTGTCATTCGAGAGATCATATTTGTTGGACTAATGACTTTGTCAAGTAGTTACATGGTTTCCATATTATATCATCATGGGAAAAATATTAAAGGCTTGCGTAGTTCTGACCGGACTCAGACAAGATCTGCAGAACATCGCGCCTCCAGGGCAGTCATTTTATTGGTTATACTGTATGTTTTGCTGTATGGCATGGATAATTCTATGTGGATCTACACTCTCTCACTGGCTGCTGTAAGCCCTGAATTAAACGACACACGGATATTTCTTGCAGCATCATATTCAGCCTTAAGCCCTATTGCTATTATTGCCACAAATCCAAAACTTCTGAAAGGAACTCAAAATGTATGGAGAAGGAAAATGAGGAAGATTCAGAAAAATGGTTTCATGGGATTTGTCAACAGTGTGAGCCAATCTTTAGTAGATCTAAGCGACTTCTAA